The following are from one region of the Paenibacillus sp. JZ16 genome:
- the grpE gene encoding nucleotide exchange factor GrpE: MNKEHKDAVQDTVTEEMMEETLENTPNTGESGSAEEAVNPEQEIPVTESADEAGSAELEKLQAEVLEHQQRTLRVQADFDNFRRRTQKEKEDLGKYASSKLITELLPVIDNFERALQASEENPEFESFSKGVSMIFRQLESVLATEGLTAMKSVGEPFNPEYHQAIMQVESDEYEEGIVVEEVQKGYKLKDKVLRPAMVKVSM; encoded by the coding sequence TTGAATAAAGAGCATAAGGATGCCGTTCAAGATACAGTTACAGAAGAAATGATGGAAGAAACTTTGGAGAACACGCCAAATACGGGTGAGAGCGGGTCTGCAGAGGAAGCCGTAAATCCCGAACAGGAGATTCCTGTAACGGAATCGGCGGATGAAGCAGGTTCAGCAGAGCTTGAGAAGCTTCAGGCTGAGGTGCTGGAGCACCAGCAGCGTACCCTGCGAGTTCAAGCGGATTTTGACAACTTCCGTCGTCGCACCCAGAAGGAGAAAGAAGATCTGGGCAAATATGCATCTTCCAAACTGATTACGGAGCTTCTGCCCGTCATCGACAATTTTGAGCGTGCCCTTCAGGCATCCGAGGAGAACCCGGAGTTTGAATCCTTCTCCAAGGGAGTCAGCATGATCTTCCGCCAGTTGGAATCGGTCCTTGCTACCGAAGGCTTGACCGCGATGAAGAGTGTAGGCGAGCCGTTCAATCCGGAGTATCACCAAGCGATCATGCAGGTGGAAAGCGATGAATACGAGGAAGGCATCGTGGTTGAGGAAGTGCAGAAGGGGTATAAGCTTAAAGATAAAGTGTTAAGACCTGCGATGGTTAAAGTGAGCATGTAA
- the gpr gene encoding GPR endopeptidase, with protein sequence MDLDLQKYSVRTDLAVESRELAGGKGNAPIPGVMEDVVQEDGIKITRLDVENEAASTQIGRVKGHYVTLEVPDLRKGDTELQDQVSVVFAREFEAFMSRIGIGPKASVLIVGLGNWNVTPDSLGPLVVENVMVTRQYFELMPDRVAPGYRQVSAVAPGVLGLTGIESSETVQGIVEQIRPDLIIAIDALASRSLERVNTTIQIADIGIHPGSGVGNKRKGLTQEILGVPCIAIGVPTVCYASTIVNNAIELMKSHFGEGAPETGKIMGMLHDIPEGERLALVKEVLEPLGHDLIVTPKEIDEFIEDIANIVATGLNAALHEAVDPGNVGAYTH encoded by the coding sequence ATGGATCTGGATCTGCAAAAATATTCGGTCCGAACGGACCTGGCGGTGGAATCAAGAGAACTGGCGGGAGGAAAAGGCAATGCGCCCATTCCTGGTGTGATGGAGGATGTGGTGCAGGAGGACGGAATCAAGATTACAAGGCTGGACGTGGAGAACGAAGCAGCCTCTACGCAAATCGGCAGAGTGAAGGGCCATTACGTCACGTTGGAGGTGCCCGATCTTCGCAAGGGGGATACGGAGCTTCAAGATCAGGTGTCCGTTGTCTTCGCCCGTGAGTTCGAGGCATTCATGTCCCGGATCGGGATCGGACCCAAGGCAAGCGTGCTCATTGTCGGGCTTGGCAACTGGAATGTGACGCCGGATTCGCTGGGACCGCTTGTGGTGGAGAACGTGATGGTCACCCGTCAGTATTTCGAGCTTATGCCGGATCGGGTAGCGCCAGGTTATCGTCAGGTTAGTGCCGTAGCGCCTGGTGTGCTCGGTCTGACAGGGATTGAATCCAGCGAAACGGTTCAAGGGATCGTGGAACAAATCCGTCCTGACCTGATCATCGCCATTGATGCTCTGGCTTCGCGTTCGCTGGAGCGTGTGAATACGACCATCCAGATTGCGGATATCGGGATCCACCCCGGCTCTGGTGTCGGCAATAAACGCAAGGGATTGACGCAGGAGATTCTTGGAGTTCCCTGCATTGCCATCGGTGTTCCAACCGTCTGCTATGCTTCCACCATCGTTAATAACGCAATTGAGCTCATGAAGTCCCATTTTGGCGAAGGTGCGCCGGAGACGGGCAAAATTATGGGTATGCTCCATGATATACCCGAAGGTGAGCGCCTCGCGCTGGTGAAGGAGGTGCTGGAGCCGCTGGGCCATGACCTTATCGTAACGCCTAAGGAGATTGACGAATTTATAGAGGACATCGCCAATATCGTCGCAACCGGCCTGAACGCAGCGCTGCATGAGGCTGTGGATCCCGGCAATGTAGGTGCGTACACGCACTAA
- a CDS encoding N-acetyltransferase, whose protein sequence is MSAVCRKAKLEDVEPLYQMIQGYAEKGIMLPRSKKVLEKQIGEFVVAESEGNVIGCGSLCQLGNDLVEIRSLGISDGYKGQGIGSMLVDSLLEEAKRRELPKVMALTYEVSFFIKNGFAVVEKEIFPEKVWTDCIHCKKQHACDEIAVLKVLN, encoded by the coding sequence ATGTCGGCGGTATGCAGAAAGGCGAAGTTAGAAGATGTCGAGCCGCTGTATCAGATGATTCAGGGTTATGCGGAAAAGGGCATTATGCTGCCCCGGTCCAAAAAAGTGCTGGAGAAACAGATCGGGGAATTCGTTGTGGCCGAATCCGAAGGGAACGTGATCGGCTGCGGTTCCTTGTGCCAGCTGGGAAATGATCTGGTAGAGATTCGTTCACTCGGCATCTCCGATGGTTATAAAGGGCAAGGAATCGGCTCCATGCTGGTGGATTCCCTTCTCGAAGAAGCGAAACGGCGCGAGCTCCCGAAAGTGATGGCCTTGACGTACGAGGTATCCTTTTTCATCAAAAACGGCTTTGCCGTTGTGGAAAAGGAGATTTTCCCGGAGAAAGTGTGGACCGACTGCATTCACTGCAAGAAGCAGCACGCTTGTGACGAAATAGCTGTTCTTAAAGTACTGAACTGA
- the hrcA gene encoding heat-inducible transcriptional repressor HrcA, translating into MLTDRQRMILNAIVDDYIRSAEPVGSRSISKRGDVGYSPATIRNEMADLEELGFLEQPHTSAGRIPSHKGYRYYVDHLTSSFSLNPAELHMMKSFFAEKLNVMEQMIQHTAGILSQMTNYTSILLGPEVFHTSLRHFQLLPLHEDQAVAIIVTSTGQVENKIVSIPQGVSVSDLEQVVNLLNKKLVNVPLYKLKTRLYTEIGEEMQRHISHYEDLMSMLDIALNNEPDHRGVYLSGTTHMLNQPEFKDVDKVREIFELLEQTPALLKLMAPAPGEHGVQVKIGTENTHEAISNCSLITATYSIDGKALGSIGILGPTRMEYARVIGILNVLSHDLTKLLSHWYK; encoded by the coding sequence ATATTAACAGATCGTCAACGCATGATTTTGAATGCCATTGTGGATGACTATATCCGTTCTGCCGAGCCGGTTGGTTCAAGAAGCATTTCCAAACGCGGGGATGTCGGATACAGTCCGGCAACCATTCGTAACGAGATGGCTGATCTGGAGGAACTCGGATTTCTGGAGCAGCCTCATACATCAGCTGGACGAATTCCGTCACATAAAGGATATCGTTATTATGTTGATCATCTCACGTCGTCGTTTTCCTTGAACCCTGCGGAACTGCATATGATGAAATCCTTTTTTGCAGAAAAGCTGAACGTGATGGAGCAGATGATACAGCATACAGCTGGCATTCTGTCTCAAATGACTAATTACACTTCCATCCTGCTGGGACCGGAAGTTTTTCATACGTCTTTGCGTCATTTCCAGCTTCTTCCTCTCCATGAGGATCAAGCGGTAGCCATCATCGTAACCAGCACAGGGCAAGTCGAGAACAAGATTGTTTCGATTCCGCAGGGTGTGTCCGTTTCCGATCTGGAGCAAGTGGTCAATCTTCTGAACAAGAAGCTGGTCAACGTGCCTCTATATAAACTCAAGACCCGTTTGTATACGGAGATTGGCGAGGAAATGCAGCGGCATATTTCACATTATGAAGACCTCATGAGTATGCTGGATATCGCCCTTAACAATGAACCGGACCATCGCGGCGTATATCTTAGCGGCACGACCCACATGCTGAATCAGCCGGAGTTCAAGGATGTGGATAAGGTAAGGGAGATTTTCGAGCTTCTGGAACAGACACCCGCACTGTTGAAACTCATGGCTCCTGCTCCCGGTGAGCATGGTGTCCAAGTGAAGATCGGTACGGAAAATACGCATGAAGCGATTTCCAATTGCAGTTTGATTACTGCGACTTATTCGATAGATGGAAAAGCGCTCGGTTCGATTGGTATTCTCGGTCCTACAAGAATGGAATATGCACGGGTGATCGGCATCTTGAATGTGTTATCCCATGATCTGACGAAGCTGCTGTCACACTGGTACAAATAA
- a CDS encoding stage II sporulation protein P, whose amino-acid sequence MNNRKFRIWNIARLKRKVMEGLSMGRTLIILMLGSLIFFILLGLGGMAEQRMNSSPVSSMKGLAASLSSHFFIDMIGMEMPHMTASKETSSFSGEKMSTFVFELLTSVNPRDPKSLLAGELPGMKANQPVQLSHGSGNEDGEAPADYRPDPAEEQAEGDPADAGEEPPQGGRGIGNEDNGEDVPDQGTEDEPGSKNDPGSTSKDGKSTNGKKAVLIYHSHPQEAYNPLLTHPSDNPGAVSPSKNVMLVGSFLSKRLEANGIGTLHDKSDYQSTIEGYNYNFSYKYSRQMVMEAMSQNDGIHYLIDIHRDSQRYNKTTATVNGVNYAKVYFIIGHANENWRQNEAFASKINAKLEKSYPGVSRGVWGKSADQGNGEYNQSLSPNSILIEIGGIDNTKEELQRTAEALADIIADVYWQEQEAEKASVKKDNDQTKKQSVSAGTKGGSKKGTEDQAAKAG is encoded by the coding sequence ATGAACAATCGCAAGTTTCGCATCTGGAATATTGCCAGACTAAAACGGAAGGTCATGGAAGGTCTGAGCATGGGTCGAACGCTCATTATATTGATGCTTGGCTCTCTTATATTTTTTATTTTGCTAGGGCTCGGAGGGATGGCGGAACAGCGGATGAATTCCTCGCCCGTGTCGTCCATGAAAGGATTGGCCGCTTCGTTATCCAGCCATTTTTTCATCGATATGATCGGCATGGAGATGCCGCATATGACGGCTTCCAAAGAGACCTCAAGCTTCTCCGGCGAGAAAATGTCGACCTTCGTCTTTGAACTGCTTACGAGCGTGAACCCGAGGGACCCGAAAAGCCTGCTTGCGGGCGAATTGCCCGGCATGAAGGCAAATCAACCGGTGCAGCTGTCACATGGCTCCGGGAACGAGGATGGGGAAGCACCGGCGGATTACCGGCCGGATCCAGCCGAGGAGCAGGCGGAAGGCGACCCTGCTGATGCCGGGGAAGAGCCGCCGCAAGGCGGTCGGGGTATCGGCAATGAAGATAACGGCGAGGATGTCCCGGATCAGGGCACGGAAGACGAGCCTGGCAGTAAGAATGACCCTGGAAGCACCTCCAAGGATGGAAAGTCTACGAATGGAAAGAAAGCCGTACTCATCTATCATTCGCACCCACAGGAAGCATATAACCCGCTGCTAACGCATCCATCCGATAATCCGGGGGCTGTATCCCCAAGCAAGAACGTCATGCTGGTGGGCAGCTTTCTGAGTAAAAGACTTGAGGCCAACGGAATTGGGACCCTGCATGATAAAAGTGACTATCAATCTACCATTGAAGGATACAATTATAACTTTTCTTATAAATACTCGCGCCAGATGGTCATGGAGGCCATGTCCCAGAACGACGGCATTCATTACCTGATCGATATCCATCGGGATTCGCAGCGGTATAACAAAACGACGGCAACCGTAAACGGCGTTAACTACGCCAAGGTTTACTTCATCATCGGTCATGCGAACGAGAACTGGAGACAGAACGAGGCGTTTGCAAGCAAAATCAATGCCAAGCTGGAAAAATCCTATCCTGGGGTGTCTCGAGGCGTGTGGGGCAAATCAGCGGATCAAGGGAACGGGGAATATAATCAATCCCTGTCGCCAAACAGTATTCTGATCGAAATCGGCGGCATCGATAATACGAAGGAAGAATTGCAGCGGACAGCTGAAGCGTTGGCGGACATCATTGCAGATGTGTACTGGCAGGAGCAAGAGGCGGAGAAAGCCAGCGTGAAAAAAGACAACGATCAAACGAAGAAGCAGTCCGTTTCCGCGGGAACCAAGGGCGGAAGCAAAAAAGGAACAGAGGATCAAGCAGCCAAAGCAGGCTAA
- the hemW gene encoding radical SAM family heme chaperone HemW, with amino-acid sequence MTANDQRTEAVYIHIPFCTNKCFYCDFNSYVLKDQPVMDYLRALDKEMELTVQANPPGRIKSIFVGGGTPTVLKPDEMEYFLQSVKRHFPEWSDDIEFSMEANPGTTDLEKLSVMREGGVNRISFGVQAFQNSLLTGIGRIHDTDDVYRSLENARRAGFDNMSIDLMFGLPNQTLDMLAESVDKALELGLPHYSIYSLKVEENTLFHTMYQRNQLPLPDEEDELNMYLLLMERMQAAGYKQYEISNFAKPGFESRHNMTYWRNEDYYGLGAGAHGYIGRQRHVNIKGVNPYNEAANQGLPRLESFEVSREEAMEDFLMVGLRVLDGVSRSRFRQQFGISMEEVFAGPLNKMVGAGLLDSTDDGYKLSSKGILFGNDVFAEFIGSLSTN; translated from the coding sequence ATGACGGCAAACGATCAACGGACGGAAGCGGTGTACATCCACATTCCGTTTTGCACCAATAAATGTTTTTACTGCGACTTCAATTCCTACGTGTTGAAAGATCAGCCGGTAATGGATTATCTGCGCGCGCTGGATAAGGAAATGGAGCTGACCGTTCAGGCTAACCCGCCTGGACGAATCAAAAGCATATTTGTAGGCGGCGGGACTCCAACGGTGCTGAAGCCGGATGAAATGGAATACTTCTTGCAGAGCGTGAAGCGCCATTTTCCGGAATGGTCCGATGACATTGAATTTTCGATGGAAGCCAATCCCGGCACTACGGATTTGGAGAAGCTGTCCGTCATGCGCGAGGGCGGCGTGAACCGCATCAGCTTCGGGGTGCAGGCCTTCCAGAACAGCTTGCTGACCGGCATCGGTCGGATTCATGATACGGATGATGTGTATCGAAGTCTCGAGAACGCCAGAAGAGCAGGCTTTGATAACATGTCCATCGATTTGATGTTCGGGCTCCCGAACCAAACCTTGGACATGCTTGCGGAAAGCGTGGATAAGGCGCTGGAGCTTGGACTCCCGCATTATTCAATCTACAGCCTGAAGGTTGAAGAAAACACGCTGTTCCATACGATGTACCAGCGAAACCAGCTGCCGCTTCCGGATGAGGAGGACGAGCTGAATATGTATCTTCTATTAATGGAGCGGATGCAGGCTGCCGGATATAAACAGTATGAGATCAGTAATTTTGCCAAACCCGGCTTTGAGAGCCGGCATAATATGACGTATTGGCGCAACGAGGATTATTATGGCTTGGGCGCGGGAGCGCACGGATACATTGGTCGTCAGCGCCATGTAAACATTAAAGGCGTCAACCCATATAATGAAGCAGCGAATCAAGGACTTCCGCGATTGGAGAGTTTTGAGGTATCAAGAGAAGAAGCGATGGAGGATTTCCTCATGGTTGGGCTCCGAGTCCTGGATGGCGTTTCGCGCAGCCGGTTCCGGCAGCAATTCGGGATTTCTATGGAAGAGGTATTCGCCGGCCCGCTGAATAAAATGGTAGGTGCGGGACTACTCGATTCCACGGATGATGGATATAAACTGAGCAGTAAAGGCATTCTGTTCGGCAACGATGTGTTTGCCGAATTTATAGGCAGCTTGTCAACAAATTAA
- the lepA gene encoding translation elongation factor 4, which produces MTDVQARQQKIRNFCIIAHIDHGKSTLADRILEFTGALTSREMQEQVLDQMDLERERGITIKLQAVRLNYKSDDGEEYILNLIDTPGHVDFTYEVSRSLAACEGALLVVDAAQGIEAQTLANVYLALDNNLEILPVINKIDLPSADPERVKQEVEDVIGLDASDAVLASAKAGIGIKEILEQVVQKVPAPTGDSEEPLKALIFDSHYDPYKGVIVYVRVIDGSIKAGSKIKMMATGKTFEVIEVGAFKPRMSIVDELNVGDVGFIVAGIKSVGDTQVGDTVTDAKRPTAQPLPGYRKINPMVFCGLYPIETSDYNDLREALEKLQLNDASLSFEPETSSALGFGFRCGFLGLLHMDVIQERIEREFNIPLITTAPSVIYRITLTNGEQIQIDNPSHYPEVGKVDYVEEPYVKAGIIVPNDYVGAIMELCQNKRGEFVNMEYLDTTRVTITYEIPLSEIVYDFFDQLKSSTKGYASFDYELSGYRRSNLVKMDILLNAEQVDALSFIVHKDRAYHRGRAICEKLRELIPRQMFEVPIQASVGTKVVARETVKAMRKNVLAKCYGGDISRKRKLLEKQKEGKKRMKQVGSVEVPQEAFMAVLKIDDK; this is translated from the coding sequence ATGACAGACGTACAAGCAAGACAACAAAAAATTCGTAATTTCTGTATCATTGCACATATAGACCATGGGAAATCGACGCTTGCTGACCGTATATTGGAATTTACGGGCGCATTAACTTCGCGTGAAATGCAAGAGCAGGTACTGGATCAGATGGATCTGGAGAGAGAACGCGGGATTACCATCAAGCTGCAGGCGGTTCGCCTGAATTACAAATCCGATGACGGCGAGGAGTATATATTGAATCTGATTGATACTCCAGGGCACGTCGACTTTACGTATGAGGTATCCCGAAGCCTGGCCGCTTGTGAAGGCGCGCTGCTCGTAGTTGATGCTGCACAGGGAATTGAAGCGCAGACATTGGCCAACGTATATCTGGCACTGGATAACAATCTTGAAATTCTGCCTGTCATTAACAAGATAGACTTGCCAAGCGCCGATCCTGAGCGGGTGAAACAGGAAGTTGAGGATGTCATCGGTCTGGATGCCAGCGATGCCGTATTAGCTTCTGCCAAGGCCGGCATCGGAATCAAGGAAATTCTGGAGCAGGTGGTTCAGAAAGTTCCTGCGCCAACCGGCGATTCGGAAGAACCGCTGAAAGCGCTGATTTTCGACTCCCATTATGATCCTTACAAAGGCGTTATCGTATATGTGCGCGTTATTGACGGAAGCATTAAAGCCGGCTCCAAGATCAAAATGATGGCTACCGGCAAAACCTTCGAGGTCATTGAGGTGGGGGCGTTTAAGCCGCGCATGTCCATCGTGGACGAGCTTAACGTCGGCGATGTCGGTTTCATCGTGGCTGGTATCAAGAGCGTTGGCGATACGCAGGTCGGTGATACGGTAACGGATGCCAAGCGTCCGACGGCCCAGCCGCTTCCGGGTTACCGCAAAATCAACCCGATGGTATTCTGCGGACTGTATCCAATCGAAACGTCAGACTACAATGATCTGCGCGAGGCGCTCGAGAAGCTGCAGCTTAATGATGCATCGCTCAGCTTTGAGCCGGAGACATCCAGCGCGCTCGGATTCGGTTTCCGTTGCGGATTCCTTGGCCTGCTGCACATGGATGTCATCCAGGAGCGGATTGAACGAGAGTTTAACATACCGCTGATTACGACTGCGCCGAGCGTTATTTACCGCATTACGCTGACGAACGGAGAGCAGATCCAGATCGATAACCCGTCTCATTATCCTGAGGTGGGCAAGGTCGATTATGTCGAAGAGCCTTATGTTAAAGCAGGCATTATCGTTCCGAACGATTATGTCGGAGCGATCATGGAACTCTGCCAGAATAAACGCGGCGAATTCGTAAACATGGAATACCTGGACACAACGCGCGTTACCATTACCTATGAAATTCCGCTGTCGGAAATCGTGTATGATTTCTTCGACCAGTTGAAATCGAGCACCAAAGGATATGCTTCATTCGATTACGAGTTGTCCGGGTACCGTCGATCCAATCTGGTCAAAATGGACATTTTGCTCAATGCCGAGCAGGTGGATGCCTTGTCCTTTATCGTGCACAAGGACCGTGCTTATCACCGCGGACGTGCGATTTGCGAGAAGCTGCGTGAGCTGATTCCTCGTCAAATGTTCGAAGTGCCGATTCAAGCTTCTGTCGGTACCAAGGTTGTTGCCCGTGAAACGGTTAAAGCGATGCGCAAAAACGTCCTTGCCAAGTGTTACGGCGGTGACATCTCCCGTAAACGGAAACTCCTTGAGAAGCAGAAGGAAGGTAAGAAACGGATGAAGCAAGTTGGCAGCGTTGAAGTGCCGCAGGAAGCCTTCATGGCGGTACTGAAAATCGACGACAAGTAA
- a CDS encoding TCP-1/cpn60 chaperonin family protein, translating to MSQGQHSQVDGDERYSTLLNNSNAVRAVTSAVEGTLGPKGLDVMLVGPRGEVVITNDGVTILDKMDVTHPAARLLIQVARAQQEKIGDGTTTATVLAGALVQEGVSRITRGVPASKVVEGLRQGIEKSMELLTKRVRLIDGLDDPLLERTVYVAGRERKDIVELIMQAARKAGITRLQDPSYSLADSIIALENAENEVFEGVLLRQRPIFARESRSYDDAKVLVLFDSLEPDEIDEEALTTEAGFAQYMDLRKVFASDLERLSELSVKLILLEKGIHPDAEQFCLDHGMMVVPRVSRADLRRVSDMTGATPIRRKALHKDSKELAVLLGDTPRVAYDEGIEKIRLSCGSQDKDRIVTVIVGASTSEVVGEAARIAGDAASALQAAVSGGVLPGGGTSELAVSYELERIREAQKGMEAFGMEAVSAALRKPMSQILLNAGYNPLEKMEEVRAAQIRADSDCMGIDCDSGRVVDYEELGVLDPAPVKLHGLRAAGEVAAAVLRIHHVIKMKEIGE from the coding sequence ATGAGCCAAGGACAACATAGCCAAGTGGACGGAGATGAACGTTATTCTACGCTATTAAACAACAGTAATGCCGTCCGGGCCGTCACGTCCGCTGTAGAAGGCACGCTTGGACCGAAGGGGCTCGACGTGATGCTGGTAGGTCCCCGCGGCGAAGTGGTCATTACCAATGACGGGGTAACGATTCTGGATAAAATGGATGTCACCCACCCGGCTGCCCGCCTTCTCATTCAGGTGGCAAGAGCGCAGCAGGAGAAAATCGGCGACGGAACCACAACGGCTACCGTGCTTGCAGGCGCACTTGTGCAGGAAGGGGTTTCCCGCATCACCCGCGGGGTGCCTGCATCCAAGGTGGTGGAGGGGCTGCGTCAAGGAATCGAGAAGTCGATGGAGCTGTTAACAAAGCGGGTTCGGCTGATCGACGGATTGGATGATCCGCTGCTGGAACGGACGGTGTACGTTGCGGGGCGTGAACGGAAGGACATCGTGGAGCTGATTATGCAAGCTGCGAGGAAAGCCGGAATCACCCGTCTTCAGGATCCTTCCTACTCGCTCGCGGACAGTATAATTGCCCTGGAGAATGCCGAGAATGAAGTGTTTGAGGGGGTTCTGCTCCGGCAGCGACCGATCTTCGCCCGCGAGTCCAGGTCCTATGACGATGCAAAAGTGTTGGTGCTGTTTGATTCCCTGGAGCCGGATGAGATCGATGAAGAGGCGCTCACAACCGAAGCCGGATTTGCGCAATATATGGATCTCCGAAAAGTGTTCGCTTCAGATTTGGAGAGATTGTCCGAGCTGTCCGTAAAACTCATCCTGCTTGAAAAAGGCATCCACCCGGATGCGGAGCAGTTTTGCCTGGATCACGGCATGATGGTTGTACCGCGCGTCTCCCGTGCGGATCTTCGCCGGGTAAGCGACATGACGGGAGCTACTCCCATACGCCGCAAGGCGTTACATAAAGACTCGAAGGAGCTTGCGGTCCTTCTGGGTGATACCCCGCGTGTCGCTTATGATGAAGGCATCGAGAAAATCCGGCTGTCCTGCGGCAGCCAAGACAAGGACCGTATCGTGACGGTCATTGTTGGGGCAAGCACTTCCGAGGTCGTAGGCGAAGCGGCCAGAATCGCTGGGGATGCGGCCTCGGCACTGCAGGCTGCCGTTTCCGGAGGGGTGCTTCCGGGCGGCGGGACAAGCGAACTCGCGGTGTCCTACGAGTTGGAACGGATCCGGGAGGCTCAGAAAGGCATGGAAGCCTTCGGCATGGAAGCCGTTTCGGCGGCTTTGCGCAAGCCGATGTCGCAGATACTTCTCAATGCCGGTTACAACCCGCTCGAGAAGATGGAAGAAGTGCGCGCTGCGCAAATCCGTGCAGACTCTGATTGCATGGGTATTGATTGCGACAGCGGCCGGGTTGTCGATTATGAGGAGCTGGGCGTGCTGGATCCGGCACCGGTTAAACTTCACGGCTTGCGGGCAGCCGGTGAAGTCGCAGCAGCCGTGCTGCGGATTCATCACGTCATCAAGATGAAAGAAATAGGCGAATAA